From the genome of Pungitius pungitius chromosome 20, fPunPun2.1, whole genome shotgun sequence:
GGAAAGATGTTGCTTCTCTTCCTTCACATTAACAATTCCCATAGTGATGTTGTGAATGCATGCCTGCTTGTGAGATTGAGATGGTTTTCTGTTCGGTAAAACCCATAAATTCTCAGACAACAGCTCTAATTGTTTCTCATCCTACTGCCATTGCCCACCTATCTGGTGGATGAAGTGCTATACTGCATAATGGAATAGTTCTGCATTTCGGGACATGTGCTTGTATGCTTTCCTATTGAGTTAGATAAAGAAGTCTATACAAATATGAAACGCACCAACTGCTGGCTAATGTAACTTAGCAAACAAGAGGGACAAACATGAGGCATTGTTCTTATTCACATTAACTCGCTGCAACAACACAATTAGACCTATTTTcaataattactttttttttaattgcaagtTAGATTGCTATTCCTTTCCCTTAGACATAAGAATGTTTTATCCTTAGAGATCCAGATATTTTGATGGTATGAAAATCGTCCAAGCATAATTGTGTAGAAGCCTTTGAAGCCTATTTAAACCAGTAAATGTTGATGAGAGTAAAGCGATTACAGAAGGTgtgaagaaaagacaaaggaaaaccTTGCTGGTAAAGCGGGAAAAGGACAGGATTCAACTACAATTGGTGTCAGTACGTTCATTCTGCAACAGCAGTAGATTTTGACCTCTCATGCATTGTTGCACTTCTATTTAGGCCTGTTATGATAACTACTTATGTTGGACCATGTATTTTCCCAGGAATATTTGCCATTggttattatattaataatattgctTTAGAACTATTTGTTGCTTGTGTGATGATCATTCTATAGCATAAGAGTAATTAACACACTGTACAAGTCTTGTAATGGGAGGAAACTGTTGGTTCTTTAAGGTTGGCTAAAATGAAtcctatgtaaataaaaaatgcacttCAACACAACAGGGAATAGTGAAAGTTTTGTCAATTCATTAAAACGATTAATTGATAACAAATGATTGAGGTTATGTCCATGTATTGTAGTGGTAAGGGGTCGATGTAATTATTGTAACAGGCCCTACTCCATTGCATTTATTGTAAAGAGGTCAAAATCCTCAAggcaagaaaacacattttttgattAAATATTTCCCACTTCTTGAACACTGAACCaacagatttttctttatttaaagctTGCCTTTTGCTTTGTAAATTGATCAATCTTCGAGTTGGAATCAGTATGTTAAGACGTTTTGAGATTTGTACGAGTGTGTTTGAAACGAGTGAAATAAAAGCTGAGCCTGCTCTGTTTTCTTTAATTAAGTACTGCAGAAAAGTGGTAGCTAACTTTGACCAGTGAAGTCAGAGGTACATTAAAGATATACCATATAAACTTTGTGACAAAAGGCATAGTATTATGTAAAGAGTCATAATAAATCATAGTATACAGAGTCAAAGCAtatgtcaaaaaaaataaatgataatttAGCAAAAAAGTAATGTTGCCAGTAATTCATTAAGTCAAAGTTTTTGTCAAAAGTAATTTAAGAGTAGTTAAAGCTTATAAACCCTTCAGTATGTCAAAAATGAAAGTATAGTGTGCCAAAACTAATCCTATAATACGGCAACAAAAGCGCTatagaaaaaagagaaatgctaATGATAAAGGAaattatatagtatatagtttaaaaaaaatgtatattaccAATGAATTTAAAATATCAACAGAgagttaaaaatgaattaaaaatcattttgaatttagaaaAGTATACAATAAAAGTCTGTAAAAAGTCATAGCATAGTATGTTGAAAAGGGCAGAGCCAGAGTTTTTCTTCCCCTGCACCCTGCACGAGCTAAAGAGCTAAAGAGCCGCTTGATGAAGCTGTGATCTGCAACCGGAAAGCATCACCGGGCCAACGTCTGGCTCATCCTCCCACGGACCAGATCCTGCAAGCCGAAGAGGAGGCAGGACGAAGGACcacaacacgcacaaacactttctgttcgctggtgcacttgcttaatcttttatttatttaaaaaaaaaaagattcctgaTTCCACCAGCGGAGTGGGGTGTTATTCCCATTTGTCAATAAAATATCCTGAAAAGTCAATATATTTTGTCAGGAAATCATATGAAATAATTTATGAAAAAAGTCGTAATATAATATTGCCAAAAGAGTTGGAAATGTCATAAGATGGAAAAGTCATAAGATAATGGGTCTTAAAATGTAATGGCAAAGAAAGTATAGTATagctgaaaaaaacaagttgtttgAAAAGTATAACTATATATTAAAGCAAATTCAATTGAAcaatttttaaacaattttttatatatacaagttCATATAGGGTTTAATGTCAGAATACATTCTGGAAAATTAAGTTTAACATATTACATAAAAAGCCACCACCCAGAATCTTTCAAGATTAatgaataattacattacagGAACAAGATTGAAATCTGTTTTAAGTTATCCAGCAAAGTAAATACTCTCAAGATTGTCGCTCATCAATATTTCCATGAAGCAAACCTGCATTCAAGTAAATCATTTCAAACTCCTCAATGAATGTTTAACTTATACCGACCACCGGTAAGTTTTGCATTGTAATCTATTGATCAAGTTGGAATCAGTGTGTTAATGACAATTTGAGATTTAGTTTGAAATGAATGGAAACCCTATGAAGTCTGTTCCCTGTTTCTGGCTATTTAAACAGTGCATGACACACAACCAGAGCAGAGCATATAGAAGAAGGATTTTGCACATGTGGACGGATCGTTAGTGTTAAAACGTTGAATGATTGTGTGAGTTGTGAATGTCTGCTACTGGTGTGACTTCTGAAGATAGACAGACCTCACCCTGACTTGAGGGCCTGCAGCACTGACTGTGGTACTCTGCTGACATAGTACTCATGGTTTCGTAGTGTTGCGAGTACGCCGGCCGAATTCATGTGCTTGACGTTGGCGTCATAGCAGTATGCATTGCCGTGCATGTCCGTCAGTTTACCTGCACAAGGAATAAGGAATAGTCAGGGGGAAAATAAACTCTTTTGGCAGTAATTCAAAGACTAGTAAACTAAGCTTTTTGTAAAGCGGGAAGCCCGAATTGAACATCCTGTGCTGCCACAGAATTGATTCTTTTTACCTCCCACGGCATGCAGAACGGCTTCGGTAGCGCAGGTGTCCCACTTCTTGCACCCTGGACTGGCGAAGACATATGCAGAAGCCCTCCCTTCAACAAGCTGGATTATCTGAAGAGAGATTTGTTAAACATAAACTCTTTACACAACAATATGTACTGGTAGCACAATAGCAATACAACACCAATAACAATTGTGGACACGAGACACCAGGCTACCAGATGACTTTGGTTAACGCACCACATTAATGTCAAAACTAGGGTATCTAGCAACAGTGAGTATTTCAACACGTACATTTTATATCCAGTGATAACTTGGATGCCTTAAATGCCTTGTGCTAGTCCCACTTAGATCTTCAAAGCATATTTGTCAATGTTACTGACACGAGGAAATAACAATGATGCACAGAAAGAGATGTTATTTTCAATTGCATAAACGTGTCATTTCACACCATCACCAGGGTGATTGTGAAGCATTGACATGCAACGTGGCTTTGCTAGTGAATTTGTAATGAAGGAAACCAGTGTGCAGACCTTCAGCTCTATTGTTGAAATCATTTCTAGTCTTGCTGCTGTATGTCAAGATCATTGCTGCATAAGACTGTAAAAACCCAGTTTACATGTTTACAGCCTCACAGTGTTGTCAAGTCTAAATCCACCTCACCTTGTTCCCAGCGCCGCCCACTCTTACAACCTCATGGGGCTCCATGGCGTCCACACAGTCCGTTACCAGCTTGTTGCTATGGGAACGCGTGGTGGTGACAATGCGTCTGTCACCTGGAACCTCCTGCAGGTTAAATCCAAAGGCACCCAGTCCTGGCATCCCCCACAGAGTTCTCCCTaaagctgctcctgctccaaGCTGACAAGGAAACTTTGAATGAACGGCTTGAGTTGAAACCGCTAGGACACACGATCATTTAGTGCGGCCTGTACCTCGTAGTTGTAGAAAGGCTGGTGGATGACACCTGCAATGGCTCGACCTCCATGTGCGATACCAATAAGCACCGTCACATTGTCCAGGAGCCCTTCAAACAGAAAGCAGCTTGAAGAAACCAATGAAATGCATTTCTAGACATATATTTGAGTTTTGGTCACTTGCTGGACAGAAAGGCAAGTGCAGTACGCTGAAAGGGAAGCATCATTGTATGCGAACAATGTATTTTCTAAACTGCCAGGGTTCATCCTTCTAACAGTGTTTCAACAAAGAGCTGTGCTGTAAGGCTGAGAGGTGTCCGACCCTTAGTTTGGTATCTGGCCTCACGGTGGTGATGGAGACACCTTGACCCTGAGGTcagcagaggaaaggaaagggagagaaacaggaagagggGATACACATAGACGTGAAAGACTGCTGGGTTTTTGTGCATTAAGAATTTTAATTAAccattcaaaatgtattattactaataaaaacaaatatatattgaataCTGGAGTCAGACCATTAGTTGGTTTAATCAACTAATCCTCTAATTCACAACACTTTCAAGGTTAGTACTTAGTACTTTtaacaaagtattttttgttgttgctatgACAAGGTTTCACAGGGTTTCATTAAAGTGAGAACACAGTGCAAAGCCAGGACGTGGTATACGTGGTCACTGTATAAGGCCTTAAAGGCCTTCAGCATTTGTTTCCGAGGGTTTCTGGGCCAATGTCAATATTTAAGAAGCATATTTGAAGAGCCTACCTTCAGTATATTCCTTTGTGCCATCGAGGGGGTCAACCCACACAACTAGctgagattaaaaaacaacaacagaagaagTTACATTTTATTGATACAACAGTACGGCACATCGTTTTAAAaaccaaataataaataacattacattttattttatttcacaacaTAACTGAccatgaaaacatattttttttaatagtgaTTTAATAACCGGttacctcctcctctttgagaTGGCTATATTCTTCTGGGCACGTCTTGAGAAGGATTTCCTCTGAGAGACCACTTTCAACGAGATCCTCCTTTATCTCCTCATCTGGAAGCTCCtgacacacaagacacacattCAGGATGCATGATAGACCTCATTTtaccaacacaacaaaaacaaagagtcgAATATGCCACCTCCTCTCCGATGATGGTGATTTTAGGGAAACGTCTGGACAGCGATGCACAAATGCTCTGCTGTGCGAGTCTGTCTGCCAGTGTCTGCAGATCATTGGCTCCAGTCTGTGCACGGACACAGCAATACAGAATTACAAAAAGGTTGAACTAAATAAACAGCACAGTATGTCCGCAGCAAAGGCGTACATCCGGCACGCGCGATCAGCAGTTGAACTTTGCTCTGATTTACAGTCCCACCTTCTCCACAATGCCAAGTTCTCCACTGTGCAGGACCTTCCTCACGATGGCCCCGGCCTTTTCAGCCACAGCGTAGGAAGAGGCCACCAGCCGCATGATCACAGCAGGACTTCCGGACATTGCTGAAACAGACAGCTGTCAGTGGACGCATTCAAAACCATCGCCGACATCCAACGTGAATCTGGAGCCTTTATGAGTATTAATTAACGTTAAATGATCAATGACCATACACCACTCGGCATGAGCGGCAAACACCTGCACGTTGGGCTAACATGCTACTGTTGTTAACTAGCACATTCCCACataataattcaacaatatttaTAAAGACCAAGTAGAAAAGTGGCGAGGGTGAAGTTGGGTGAAAACGTACTGATTTGACAGCGAGAAGAAGCCGCCGAACTGATTCAATCTGACGAGGTTTGACAATGCAGGAAGAGCAACACTTTTTGCCAAAGAGCTGAAAATGACTCGTCAAGAGAGTTACCTGACCACCCAAAAGACAAATTGTGAGCTATCGCAGCTAGCAAGCCCATCGTGAAgttcagtgacacacacacaaactacaataaGAACCTTCACATCAGTTGACCTATTATTCTCACCAAAAACGAAAAGTGTTTCTCTATTTTTGGTCCTTGCTTGCAGAAAAATGAGGATATCTACACTAACATGTTCTAGCGGCTTTTAGGCGAACGCGGAAGTAGGTGGGAGTGAATCCTCTAACTGTGTCGGTAAgtgctcttctctctgtgcaAAAAGTCATATGCTGCGTTTGAGAAAACCTGTAACGCAAAAACCTCAGACCTCCCGATGCAACTTCTGGAAAATTTAACTCAAGTTCCAACTTGTAAACATCTACGACAACTTAACAAAGAAGCAGTTATCCGACGTAACACAACAGTTGGAGCGCGCATTGCTGATGGTAAAGCCTATCATTCTGATAAACCATCAACTAAAATCCAAGGAAAGGTAGAATGTATTTGAAACATTACCTGCTTTTAGTTGAACCGGTTCAGCATGTACATTTAATAGATATGTGATAGGCCATTTTATTAGCTTGTGCTTGGTGTGTTTGTAATTTGGGATCAGAGACATCAAGGCCTAGAGACAACACGCAACACTGCTTTAATCATTAGAATTGGAAAAGCCATTTATTTGAAGTGAGGAACATTTGTTCTAATATAAATTTCAAAGCTGCTGTTTCTCTCCAGTTTCCTTACCATTCCCACATTTCTACAAAATTAGAAATGAGTTAAAGCTTAAGTTATTTGATGTCACATAGCCATATTTCACAAACAGAACTGCTTTTAGGAATAGAATCAGGAATAAGTAATACAGACATAAAAAACATTAGTGTAAATCCCTGTAGAATGCTGATAAGATGTGATTATTCAATATAAATGTGAAGCCAGATGTCCATAAcccatctctccctccagctGCTCGGCAGTGAGAGCGCCCAGCAGCGGCTCACAGTCCGGGTTGAACACAGAATAAGCGCTCATTTCTCCGGGCTGACGGGCCGCTGGGCTCCGCAGTCCTTCGTAGAGCCAGTagaagagggagaggacaaAGAAGGGCAGGCCAAACTCCAGTTCAGCAAACAGGCCGAGCAGCACAAGCCACAGCAGCACTTTGAGCAGAGTGAGGTTTGTGAAGACGAATCGTCTTGAAGCCAGCCATCTTCCCAGAGCGCTGTCCAGCAGCCAGTCACTTTGGTCCTATAGGAGACAGTGGGTCAGggcaaaaaaaatctaaaaatcagctgtcaatcaatctCTGGAGGAAACTAGAGATTGTCAATGCCGAGGAAGGGCTTGTCACTTGCTGGTGTGCAGTCATTTAATACACCTACAACTTGTTCCAACTACACCCATTATTGACACGCGTAGgtaaaccagtaggttcaaaaaccagtaggcatgtAACACCGTTTCTAATGGACTCTCTTGGGTTGCCAAGGGTCGGCCAATGAAATGCTGCGCTGAGAATACGTAATGTTGACACGTCATGTGACATCACGTACTCCATGTTCGCCACTGACACCATTCAACATTCAACTAGTCTAATTAAAATCATTTCAATTCTAATCATGATGATGACTACACATTACTTACTGTTCATAATTGTCATAGCgtaacatttatttacaacaacatGTGTATTACACATGTAGTGTAATACACATGTTGTTGTCCATTGATGCTTCTTGCATTTTAGTCTCACCATATGATGACACAAGAGAGATATGTGTCATTAGTCCTATTGTACCTATTTTTATACGATGTTGCACAGTGACAAGGAACAATTCAGATCTTTTAGTAAATGTATCAGTACCACAACTAAAACTCCTGCATTGAAAAATGTTTCaggttacatatatatatatatatatatatatatatatatatatatatatatatatatatatattgctagGTAGCTTAGGCTCAAACAATACAACAATCTATTGGTTTGTTGTATAGCCTACTCGATGGCTAAAACATATAGgaattaaaacaatttaaagtaTTAGTCTAAAATAGCATAACACTCAATAAAGTTCCTCTTGTAGTAGTTACATTCCAGACTGATGTCACTATGGTATTCCTCTAATTTATTGACGGCATGCATCTCCCCATTTAGCTGCCCACTCAAACCCAGATACTCGCATCATACAGGAATGTTTATCACGTCATTGAGCATGACAAGGAGATGCTGATATGGTAACTTTAAAAGCACAGCGTATTTTCATAGAGCTCACAGAGAAACTGTGAGAAGTACTGTTGTTTTTGACTGAAAAGGAAATCCTGGTGTCAGtggacattgttgttgtttaatgtcttttcttattttagccttttttttatacttGCTGTCATTTTGCTTTACCAAATCATTTGAACTGATTTGAACAATCCCCCAGAGTGGATCGTAGCTTTCACCCGTTGGCTCCGAATTGAGAATCATGAGCAGTACATTTAGCCTCTTAGCCGATCAGGGGATGACTGTTTAGACTCTTTAGATCTTAAGAGCTGGGAGGAATTGCTCGGTCAATATGACCACGCTTGATGCAGACCTCATTTCAGCAGCTATTGTCTACCAGAAACTCTGATATTTAGCCCCTTTTGAGACTTCTTTGCTGTATTGTTGCATATGTGTTTAtgatacaaatataaatatataaacacagtATACATAAACATTCCCATATCAGAGATGCATTACATTGTGGTtgaagaggatttttttttcattaactgCTTGATTTGCAGGGTTTTCCGAGATCAGCTTTGATTTATAGAGCCACATTAAAAACATAACACGTAACAATGAGAGGAGTCACACGCAATAATGTGCCTTAACTGAGTCCCTATTTATCATTACGTTCAGTCATATGCGGTTACAAAATAGCCGCTGATGTGATCACTCTGATTATCGTGTCAACAGCACGTCAAACATTGCCGACCCGGCAGTTGTTTACTGCAGGCAT
Proteins encoded in this window:
- the LOC119194692 gene encoding 3'(2'),5'-bisphosphate nucleotidase 1-like produces the protein MSGSPAVIMRLVASSYAVAEKAGAIVRKVLHSGELGIVEKTGANDLQTLADRLAQQSICASLSRRFPKITIIGEEELPDEEIKEDLVESGLSEEILLKTCPEEYSHLKEEELVVWVDPLDGTKEYTEGLLDNVTVLIGIAHGGRAIAGVIHQPFYNYELGAGAALGRTLWGMPGLGAFGFNLQEVPGDRRIVTTTRSHSNKLVTDCVDAMEPHEVVRVGGAGNKIIQLVEGRASAYVFASPGCKKWDTCATEAVLHAVGGKLTDMHGNAYCYDANVKHMNSAGVLATLRNHEYYVSRVPQSVLQALKSG
- the LOC134107853 gene encoding SAYSvFN domain-containing protein 1-like; translated protein: MTQVKRGDGDVEGREMECNSWRWLRVTDCGQSSGSLFVTSHSPHVAYVPMLAPYQATDQSDWLLDSALGRWLASRRFVFTNLTLLKVLLWLVLLGLFAELEFGLPFFVLSLFYWLYEGLRSPAARQPGEMSAYSVFNPDCEPLLGALTAEQLEGEMGYGHLASHLY